The following are encoded together in the Spirosoma oryzicola genome:
- a CDS encoding UpxY family transcription antiterminator, with the protein MAWFVLYTKSKSEKLVAKGLRQLGLEVYCPLRITKRRWSDRIKTVEEPLFRSYCFVNLEERQRSLVFGVPGVVNYLYWLKKPAIVKQHEIDQIKNMLNDFEHDALEVIDFKPADRLKITSGVFMDQEGEMVSQQGKTIVVQLESMGLCISIDSSKTKIEKVGAFGTIIN; encoded by the coding sequence ATGGCATGGTTTGTTCTTTACACGAAATCAAAATCAGAAAAATTAGTCGCAAAAGGCTTACGGCAACTTGGGCTGGAAGTATACTGCCCGCTCCGGATAACGAAACGGCGTTGGTCGGATCGAATAAAAACAGTCGAGGAGCCACTGTTTCGCTCGTATTGCTTTGTCAATCTGGAGGAGCGCCAGCGTTCGCTGGTTTTTGGTGTACCTGGGGTAGTTAATTACCTGTACTGGTTGAAAAAACCGGCTATTGTCAAACAGCACGAAATTGATCAAATAAAAAATATGCTGAACGACTTTGAACATGACGCGCTCGAAGTAATTGATTTCAAACCAGCTGATCGACTCAAAATTACGTCGGGGGTCTTCATGGACCAAGAGGGCGAAATGGTTTCCCAACAGGGAAAAACAATTGTTGTGCAACTCGAGTCAATGGGCCTATGTATCTCGATCGATAGTAGCAAAACCAAAATCGAGAAGGTAGGCGCTTTCGGTACAATAATCAACTAG
- a CDS encoding PadR family transcriptional regulator, which yields MNSANQEFIRGTIKTIVLQLLAQKGRMYGYEITQSVDERTGGELILTFGALYPVLHKLEDEGLLITQSQEVDGRLRKYYQLTSMGSATAVRKAGEFERFIQLIKLLIRPSPNMAFGK from the coding sequence ATGAACTCCGCTAACCAAGAATTTATCCGAGGGACGATCAAAACAATTGTACTTCAGTTACTGGCGCAAAAAGGAAGGATGTATGGTTACGAAATCACCCAATCGGTTGACGAGCGAACGGGTGGCGAGTTAATTCTTACTTTTGGTGCCTTGTATCCTGTACTTCACAAACTTGAAGACGAGGGTTTATTAATCACCCAGAGTCAAGAGGTAGACGGTCGGTTACGCAAGTATTATCAGCTTACTTCGATGGGTAGTGCAACAGCCGTTCGCAAAGCGGGTGAGTTTGAACGATTCATCCAGCTGATTAAGCTTCTTATTCGTCCTTCTCCAAACATGGCCTTTGGCAAATAA
- a CDS encoding penicillin acylase family protein, with protein sequence MLWLRPTCCLEFIGGREAVAAQVMLLRSNAYAIAPAKSAFKKATLVRNPHLPWEGFSLFLKPT encoded by the coding sequence ATGCTTTGGTTACGCCCAACGTGTTGTCTGGAATTTATCGGCGGAAGAGAAGCCGTAGCGGCTCAGGTAATGCTACTAAGATCAAACGCATACGCGATTGCACCCGCTAAATCAGCCTTCAAAAAAGCGACGCTTGTGCGTAATCCGCACCTCCCCTGGGAGGGTTTTTCCCTGTTTTTGAAGCCCACCTGA
- a CDS encoding ABC transporter permease, translated as MIIHYLRVARRHLWQHWHVNLISLLGLAIGLASGLVIFLLVNYMFSFDRYHPHLDRSYWIVTDIKHETTQPTDAAPRPLADVLRRDYAFVESAVRLETFFGRTLSIPNGKRGWLKKFGEARVVCFTEPQYFEMFGVEWVSGNPKTALATPNTIVLSERYARKYFDNAPAMGRILRLDNRTNLTVTGIVKNPPANTQLRYDAFVSYATIPVLEGPSALADWQGLQAMCFVRLREGTDPNLLRQRLPAIRRKYLSPKEASMFDYHVLPLAELNHQRSGMAPRPILYALIAVGILMVMAGCINFINLATARALKRAREVGVRKVMGSTRWQLIGQFMLETSLLVLLAMIVALLLTQLTLPLVNHTLANAADMLRPNLSIANVIQPRAIGWFLGLLVGVILLSGLYPALVLARFNPAKALTNQLTTRFVGRITVRQGLIWGQFVLMQFFILSVLVISTQLQFMQRVTWGFNRESIQVVFLPQRGIVPREPLREQWLRVPGVEGVTFGSDPPASPYNRPSAFSYHTATEPESFETRVRAIDDHYLSLFGLSLVAGQNVRPTDTTGHDVLVNETLVKQLGISSPNAVVGKSIRVKDTDRVIVGVVRDFRSGDLHQPVLPITLINDFPHSRVAMLRLNPAKASSAQRGIQQAWDKVLPDEVYHGEDLLTIMNHFTEIEYLLAGLVQALALVAIGLSCLGLYGLVTFLSEAKAKEIGVRRVLGARTEQLLWLLGREFGKLLGLGFLVAAPIGAWVLSGWLQQYAHRISVNGWLLAGTFILTGLITALTVSRQALKAACMNPVHYLKSE; from the coding sequence ATGATCATTCACTACCTCAGGGTGGCCCGGCGCCACTTATGGCAGCATTGGCATGTCAATTTAATCAGCCTATTAGGCCTAGCAATTGGCTTAGCTAGTGGACTAGTCATATTTCTGCTAGTCAATTACATGTTTAGCTTCGACCGCTACCATCCGCACCTTGATCGTTCCTACTGGATTGTTACGGACATAAAGCATGAAACAACACAGCCTACTGATGCAGCTCCCAGGCCATTAGCCGACGTATTGCGACGTGATTATGCCTTTGTAGAAAGCGCTGTCCGGCTGGAAACATTTTTCGGGAGAACCCTTAGCATCCCAAACGGAAAGCGGGGTTGGTTGAAAAAGTTTGGGGAGGCCCGTGTCGTTTGTTTTACAGAGCCCCAATATTTTGAGATGTTTGGTGTCGAGTGGGTAAGTGGCAATCCCAAAACGGCTCTGGCAACCCCGAATACCATTGTGCTCAGCGAACGCTACGCCCGCAAATATTTTGACAACGCCCCAGCCATGGGACGGATTTTGCGGTTAGACAATCGAACGAACTTAACGGTAACAGGCATTGTAAAAAACCCTCCGGCTAATACCCAGCTTCGGTACGATGCTTTCGTTTCCTACGCTACCATTCCGGTTCTTGAGGGACCATCCGCTTTGGCCGACTGGCAGGGCTTGCAGGCCATGTGTTTTGTCCGACTGCGAGAAGGTACCGATCCAAACCTGCTCCGCCAGCGCCTACCCGCTATCAGACGAAAGTATCTGTCTCCGAAAGAAGCGAGTATGTTCGACTACCACGTGCTGCCCCTGGCCGAACTCAATCACCAACGTAGTGGTATGGCTCCGAGACCGATCCTTTACGCCCTGATTGCGGTGGGAATACTCATGGTGATGGCTGGTTGTATCAACTTCATCAACCTGGCAACTGCCCGAGCGCTCAAACGGGCGCGTGAGGTGGGGGTGCGCAAAGTAATGGGTAGTACGCGCTGGCAGTTGATCGGCCAGTTCATGCTCGAAACCAGTTTGTTAGTTCTCTTGGCTATGATTGTCGCGCTGCTGCTGACCCAACTGACCTTACCTCTTGTTAATCACACATTGGCGAATGCGGCTGACATGCTTCGGCCAAATCTTTCCATTGCCAATGTGATTCAGCCCCGGGCGATTGGCTGGTTTCTGGGATTACTTGTCGGCGTTATTCTTCTTTCGGGTCTATATCCTGCGCTTGTGCTGGCCCGTTTCAATCCCGCAAAAGCTCTCACCAACCAATTGACCACTCGATTTGTCGGTCGAATTACCGTCCGGCAGGGACTTATTTGGGGGCAGTTTGTTCTTATGCAGTTCTTTATCCTTAGCGTTCTGGTCATCTCGACCCAGCTCCAGTTTATGCAGCGAGTCACCTGGGGTTTCAATCGCGAATCGATACAGGTAGTTTTCTTACCCCAACGAGGCATTGTACCAAGGGAACCCTTGCGCGAACAGTGGTTACGTGTACCGGGCGTCGAGGGCGTAACATTCGGGAGTGATCCCCCCGCGTCGCCCTATAACCGTCCTTCGGCATTCAGCTACCACACAGCCACTGAACCAGAATCGTTTGAAACACGAGTGCGGGCCATTGATGATCATTATCTGTCCCTCTTCGGCTTATCGCTGGTAGCTGGCCAAAACGTCCGGCCAACTGATACGACAGGGCATGATGTGCTGGTCAATGAAACATTGGTAAAGCAGTTGGGCATTTCCTCACCGAATGCGGTGGTGGGTAAATCCATCCGGGTGAAAGATACCGATCGGGTTATTGTAGGCGTCGTGCGGGATTTTCGTAGTGGAGATTTACACCAGCCTGTTTTGCCCATCACACTTATCAACGATTTTCCGCATAGCCGGGTAGCAATGCTTCGCCTAAACCCGGCAAAGGCATCCAGCGCTCAGCGGGGTATCCAGCAGGCGTGGGATAAAGTGCTACCAGATGAGGTTTATCACGGTGAAGACCTACTGACGATCATGAATCATTTTACGGAAATCGAGTATCTACTGGCAGGTCTGGTTCAGGCCCTTGCCTTGGTAGCGATTGGCCTGAGTTGTCTGGGTCTCTATGGGCTGGTTACGTTTTTAAGCGAAGCTAAAGCAAAGGAGATTGGTGTCCGGCGGGTGCTGGGAGCACGCACCGAGCAGTTGCTATGGTTGTTGGGACGGGAGTTCGGTAAACTTCTCGGGCTAGGTTTTCTGGTGGCCGCGCCCATCGGGGCGTGGGTGTTGTCGGGCTGGCTACAGCAGTATGCACACCGCATTTCGGTCAACGGCTGGTTATTAGCCGGAACATTTATCCTGACCGGGCTCATCACAGCCCTAACCGTCTCCCGTCAGGCCTTAAAAGCGGCCTGTATGAATCCCGTTCATTACCTAAAAAGCGAATAG
- the wecB gene encoding non-hydrolyzing UDP-N-acetylglucosamine 2-epimerase — protein sequence MGIKLITIIGARPQIIKASALSRAIRTRFAHQITEVLVHTGQHYDENMSGVFFDELAIPQPTYNLGVGSGNHGEQTGRMIKGIEEIVVTERPDFIVLYGDTNSTLAGAIAASKVHVPIVHIEAGLRSYNKTMPEEINRVLTDHVSTYLFSPTQTGVNNLIREGFRTDNQPPYTIDNPGVFNVGDIMYDNTLYFADLAKQKTYILERLGVQPETYVLVTIHRNANTDDASRLNSIFEALLILVEKYRINLVMPLHPRTLKQMSALLSSELHQSIINHPAIQLCPPVSYLEMIVLEQHAKLIITDSGGVQKEAYFFKKPCIILRAETEWVEIVDQGAAVLCDADPTQIIEAFQSFEGPTSITFNPIYGEGDAAAQLLNLLIL from the coding sequence TTGGGAATCAAATTAATAACAATTATTGGAGCCAGGCCGCAGATTATTAAGGCATCAGCTCTCAGCCGCGCTATTCGGACGCGTTTTGCCCATCAGATTACTGAAGTTCTGGTTCATACCGGTCAGCATTACGACGAAAATATGTCGGGCGTTTTCTTCGACGAACTTGCTATCCCACAGCCAACCTACAACCTGGGTGTTGGTTCAGGCAATCATGGCGAGCAAACTGGCCGAATGATCAAGGGTATTGAAGAAATTGTAGTTACTGAGCGTCCCGATTTTATCGTGTTATACGGCGATACAAATTCGACATTAGCTGGTGCCATTGCAGCCTCTAAGGTGCACGTTCCCATTGTACACATCGAAGCAGGACTCCGGTCGTACAACAAAACCATGCCCGAAGAGATTAATCGCGTCCTAACCGATCATGTATCTACCTACCTCTTTTCGCCAACGCAAACCGGTGTAAATAATCTGATCCGGGAAGGATTTCGGACGGATAATCAGCCGCCTTACACCATCGATAATCCTGGGGTGTTTAATGTGGGCGACATCATGTACGACAACACACTTTATTTTGCTGACCTGGCTAAACAGAAAACGTATATACTGGAACGTTTGGGCGTTCAGCCGGAAACGTATGTGCTCGTAACGATCCATCGAAATGCCAATACCGACGATGCTAGTCGATTAAATTCAATTTTTGAAGCCCTGCTGATACTAGTTGAGAAGTATCGTATCAATCTGGTTATGCCGTTGCATCCGCGCACGCTGAAACAGATGAGTGCTCTCCTATCATCCGAACTACATCAGTCGATAATTAATCACCCAGCTATACAACTGTGTCCACCGGTATCGTACCTGGAAATGATCGTACTCGAACAGCATGCCAAACTAATTATTACCGATTCGGGGGGTGTTCAGAAGGAAGCCTACTTCTTCAAAAAACCGTGTATCATTTTACGCGCAGAAACAGAGTGGGTTGAAATAGTGGATCAGGGGGCCGCGGTGCTTTGTGACGCTGATCCAACTCAGATTATAGAGGCTTTTCAATCCTTTGAAGGGCCTACTAGCATCACTTTCAACCCAATTTATGGGGAGGGCGATGCGGCTGCGCAGCTTTTAAATCTATTAATTCTATAG
- a CDS encoding GH39 family glycosyl hydrolase — protein sequence MNQLKTKFRRVSSALLLSTFYLATLTNCLAQANGEKPVTIQVDLAKSMGPLKPIWAWFGYDEPNYTYMKDGKKLLTELSTIGKAPVYVRVHSLLVTGDGEAALKWGSTNAYTEDANGKPVYNWTIVDKIFDTFIQRGMKPIAQIGFMPQALSVKPEPYRHHWKPGDNYNDIYLGWAYPPKDYNKWAELVYQWVKHSVKRYGQKEVESWYWELWNEPNISYWKGTVDEYIKLYDYTADAVKRALPTARIGGPEVTGPGWEGSRKFFIPFMEHVVNGKNYVTGETGSPIDFITFHAKGAPKVVDGHVQMNMGTQLRDIDKGFEIVASYPKLKNLPIIIGESDPEGCAACSEDVNPENAYRNGTMYSSYTAASFARKYDLAQARSVNLAGAVTWAFEFENQPWFRGFRDLATNGVDKPVLNVFRMFGMMPTTRVEVKNDLAYDYIRVRDESVRKEADINALASKNDESAAVMVWNYHDDNVAGPDASVSLRLSGLPNKGVTVHHYRIDQKFSNSYEAWKKMGSPKTPTKEQIAELEKAGQLQQFAAPQRLQVTNQEATLNFALPRQGVSLLKLTWN from the coding sequence ATGAATCAACTTAAGACAAAATTTCGGCGAGTTTCGTCCGCCTTATTGCTGTCAACATTTTACCTGGCAACGCTTACCAACTGCTTAGCGCAGGCTAATGGGGAAAAGCCCGTCACCATTCAGGTAGACTTAGCAAAAAGCATGGGACCTCTGAAGCCTATATGGGCTTGGTTCGGTTACGACGAACCGAACTACACCTACATGAAGGACGGCAAAAAACTACTCACTGAATTATCCACTATAGGCAAAGCCCCTGTGTATGTTCGAGTGCATAGCCTACTGGTGACTGGCGATGGGGAGGCCGCGTTGAAATGGGGCTCTACCAATGCGTATACGGAAGACGCCAATGGGAAACCCGTTTACAACTGGACTATCGTAGACAAAATTTTCGATACGTTTATTCAGCGGGGCATGAAGCCTATTGCTCAGATTGGCTTCATGCCGCAAGCGCTTTCGGTGAAGCCTGAACCGTATCGCCATCACTGGAAGCCGGGAGATAACTACAATGATATTTACCTGGGTTGGGCTTATCCGCCTAAAGATTACAACAAGTGGGCCGAGCTGGTTTATCAGTGGGTAAAGCACTCGGTCAAGCGGTACGGCCAGAAAGAAGTGGAGAGCTGGTACTGGGAATTGTGGAATGAGCCTAATATTAGCTATTGGAAAGGAACTGTGGATGAGTACATTAAACTCTACGATTATACAGCCGATGCGGTTAAGCGGGCGCTGCCCACTGCCCGAATAGGTGGTCCTGAGGTAACCGGACCTGGTTGGGAGGGTTCAAGAAAGTTTTTCATTCCGTTTATGGAACACGTAGTCAACGGGAAAAACTACGTAACAGGTGAAACGGGTAGCCCAATCGATTTTATAACGTTTCACGCCAAAGGTGCTCCTAAAGTGGTGGATGGGCATGTGCAGATGAACATGGGCACGCAACTGCGCGACATTGATAAAGGCTTCGAGATTGTTGCTTCTTACCCAAAACTAAAAAACTTGCCAATCATTATCGGCGAGTCCGACCCGGAGGGCTGTGCGGCCTGTTCCGAAGATGTTAATCCAGAAAACGCCTACCGCAATGGCACGATGTATTCCAGTTATACGGCGGCTTCATTCGCGCGCAAGTATGACTTAGCGCAGGCACGGAGTGTGAATCTGGCGGGGGCTGTTACGTGGGCGTTCGAGTTTGAAAATCAACCCTGGTTTCGGGGCTTCCGCGATCTGGCGACCAATGGCGTTGATAAGCCTGTACTGAATGTCTTTCGCATGTTTGGCATGATGCCGACCACCCGCGTCGAAGTAAAGAATGACCTTGCTTATGACTACATCCGGGTGCGGGACGAAAGCGTACGAAAAGAAGCGGATATTAACGCACTGGCCTCTAAAAATGATGAATCGGCAGCGGTAATGGTTTGGAACTACCACGATGATAACGTAGCTGGCCCGGATGCATCCGTTTCACTTCGTTTAAGCGGATTGCCCAACAAAGGCGTTACCGTGCATCATTACCGGATTGATCAAAAATTCAGCAACTCATACGAGGCATGGAAAAAAATGGGGTCCCCCAAAACACCTACAAAAGAGCAGATCGCTGAACTTGAAAAGGCGGGACAACTGCAACAATTTGCAGCACCACAACGCTTACAAGTAACGAATCAGGAGGCTACTCTTAACTTTGCTCTACCTCGACAAGGTGTTTCGCTGTTGAAATTAACCTGGAATTAA